Proteins encoded in a region of the Perca fluviatilis chromosome 6, GENO_Pfluv_1.0, whole genome shotgun sequence genome:
- the rchy1 gene encoding RING finger and CHY zinc finger domain-containing protein 1 — MASPAGCEHYVRSCLLKAPCCGKLYVCRLCHDAEENHQMDRFKVREVQCSECQTVQQAKQTCQQCHVQFGEYYCDICHLFDKDKKQYHCLPCGICRIGPRGNYFHCEKCNLCLAQDLRGNHKCVENVSRQNCPVCMEDIHTSRIGAHVLPCGHLLHKTCFDDMVRTGAYRCPLCMHSAWNMEDHWDQIDKDIAQSPMPTEYQGATVKIICNDCQAHCTVPFHVLGMKCSGCGSYNTAQDGGLIQQPEQQQPEPQQPEQDAENEAETDTEPEQQDPPQSPTPH, encoded by the exons GCACCCTGCTGTGGTAAACTGTATGTGTGTCGGCTGTGCCACGATGCGGAGGAGAACCACCAGATGGATCGATTCAAAGTCCGAGAGGTGCAGTGCTCCGAGTGTCAAACAGTGCAGCAG GCGAAGCAGACTTGCCAGCAGTGTCATGTGCAGTTTGGGGAGTATTACTGTGACATTTGCCACTTGTTTGACAAGGATAAGAAGCAGTACCACTGTCTGCCCTGTGGAATATGCAG GATTGGGCCCAGGGGGAATTATTTCCATTGTGAAAAGTGCAATCTGTGTTTAGCCCAGGATCTGCGGGGAAACCACAAG TGTGTTGAAAATGTTTCGAGGCAGAACTGCCCAGTGTGTATGGAG GATATTCACACGTCCAGAATTGGAGCTCACGTTCTTCCATGCGGCCATCTTTTACACAA GACCTGCTTCGATGACATGGTCAGAACAGG AGCGTATCGCTGCCCCCTGTGTATGCACTCTGCCTGGAACATGGAGGACCACTGGGATCAAATCGACAAAGACATTGCCCAGTCACCGATGCCCACTGAATACCAGGGTGCTACTGTCAAA ATTATATGTAACGACTGCCAAGCCCATTGCACAGTGCCTTTCCACGTGCTGGGGATGAAGTGCAGCGGCTGTGGTTCGTACAACACAGCACAGGACGGGGGACTGATCCAGCAGCCTGAGCAACAGCAGCCTGAGCCACAGCAGCCAGAGCAGGACGCTGAGAACGaggcagaaacagacacagagccagAGCAGCAAGATCCGCCTCAGTCACCCACGCCACATTAA
- the LOC120560563 gene encoding integumentary mucin B.1-like, which translates to MNQMMNYWFIVPTHINSLIKRCPMQEEMSISAVSLLCAGIRGYSTYRANKGDTAMAILRTTLCAFLMVTVALTKPICLSGGEDSSKSSESSETNSSEETAAHVEPSQEPVQPAPTEPDVPTATEGAAVLLPSAEAGPSPATLDASALPYPEDPQTSTDADALQLVPDDPSQTALGVDISQDMPNSDPAQDSINADTVPVLPDPEVSLVVSGTNQPPSTATAYQSFPQGATPTSFSTAPPLTIPVDTALTSAPVCFTFQFSTPEPKPPRGDSI; encoded by the exons ATGAATCAGATGATGAATTATTGGTTTATTGTACCCACACATATCAACAGCCTTATAAAAAGATGTCCAATGCAAGAAGAAATGAGCATATCTGCTGTGTCCCTATTGTGTGCAGGGATAAGAGGATACTCAACATATCGAG CGAATAAAGGAGACACAGCAATGGCAATTCTGAGGACTACGCTTTGTGCCTTCCTCATGGTGACCGTGGCGTTGACCAAACCA ATCTGCCTGAGTGGGGGTGAGGATTCATCCAAGTCGTCAGAATCCAGTGAGACAAATTCGTCAGAGGAGACTGCCGCCCACGTCGAGCCTTCACAGGAACCCGTGCAGCCGGCGCCTACAGAGCCAGACGTGCCTACTGCTACGGAGGGTGCTGCTGTCCTACTTCCCTCTGCAGAAGCAGGGCCTTCTCCAGCCACCCTAGACGCTTCGGCCCTGCCATACCCTGAGGACCCGCAAACCTCCACCGATGCCGACGCTTTGCAACTCGTTCCGGATGACCCTTCCCAAACTGCTCTGGGTGTAGACATTTCTCAGGACATGCCGAATTCGGATCCTGCGCAGGACTCAATTAACGCCGACACAGTGCCCGTCCTGCCAGATCCAGAGGTCTCACTAGTTGTTAGTGGCACAAATCAACCACCATCCACTGCCACTGCATACCAAAGTTTCCCCCAGGGTGCCACTCCAACCTCATTCTCCACAGCTCCGCCCCTGACGATCCCCGTCGATACCGCCCTGACTAGTGCCCCCGTCTGTTTCACTTTCCAGTTTTCCACCCCCGAGCCGAAACCCCCTAGAGGAGACAGCATTTGA